One window of the Felis catus isolate Fca126 chromosome E3, F.catus_Fca126_mat1.0, whole genome shotgun sequence genome contains the following:
- the LOC102900118 gene encoding glycine-rich cell wall structural protein-like isoform X9, translating into MGTWAFPVALFLLCLTSESLQGGLPPLSPGLGKGYGPPSGLGAGFGNGNGLGAQPGIGGGVKPQKPGFGNGNGLAAGAFPGAVAQPGFGGGVKPQKPAYGNGLVAGAFPGLGAQPGPAAQGPGVGGGVKPQKPGFGNGNGMGVGAQPGFGNGNGPGGGAFPGAGVQPGPATQNGYGPGFGGGVAPQKPGFGNGNGLAAQPGPATQNGYGAGFGGGRKPQKPGFRNGNGLGGQPGPVVPISYGPGVGEGGKPQKPVYRNGLGAGVFPGLGRGMSPLKLGYAPGPGLQLPAALGGGVKPQKPGYGNGIGVGAQPGPCNGRVPPLLLPRPPTSGVPSDKGGGWGPKSQPPPPVQNGKFPAPTPAIQWGMKPQKAGYQPPNGYGAGTELGFGGGLKPQKVGFGYGNGLGAGVFPEAHLQPEFPGANGFRNGFGEEAPVYPKAAAPGPEGNGQAGTLRGSSWLSVQPWVLALKPGYGAGGAYPGVRSQPGTYGQLRPELGPGPFGSPEVKRGGSGLLGNGYGGHCSLGKC; encoded by the exons ATGGGCACCTGGGCCTTCCCCGTGGCGCTTTTCCTGCTCTGCCTGACTTCTGAAAGCCTGCAAGGCG GGCTACCTCCATTGTCTCCAGGCCTAGGGAAAG GCTACGGCCCCCCCAGTGGCCTGGGAGCAG GATTTGGGAACGGGAATGGCCTGGGAGCCCAGCCAG GCATTGGAGGGGGTGTGAAACCCCAGAAGCCAG GGTTTGGGAACGGAAATGGGCTAGCAGCAGGGGCCTTCCCAGGTGCGGTGGCCCAGCCAG GTTTTGGAGGTGGTGTGAAACCCCAGAAGCCAG CATATGGAAATGGCCTGGTTGCTGGTGCCTTCCCGGGGCTTGGAGCCCAGCCAG GCCCTGCGGCTCAGGGACCAG GAGTTGGAGGGGGCGTGAAACCACAAAAGCCAG GATTTGGCAATGGGAATGGGATGGGAGTTGGAGCCCAGCCAG GATTCGGGAACGGGAATGGGCCGGGAGGCGGCGCCTTCCCAGGAGCAGGAGTGCAACCAG GCCCTGCAACTCAAAATGGCTATGGACCAG GCTTTGGAGGGGGTGTGGCGCCCCAGAAGCCGG GATTCGGGAACGGCAACGGGCTGGCAGCCCAGCCAG GCCCAGCGACCCAGAACGGATATGGAGCAG GCTTTGGTGGGGGCAGGAAGCCTCAGAAGCCAG GATTCAGGAACGGCAACGGGCTGGGAGGCCAGCCAG GCCCCGTGGTTCCCATCAGCTACGGACCAG GCGTTGGTGAAGGCGGGAAGCCCCAGAAGCCAG TTTACAGGAATGGGCTGGGAGCCGGAGTCTTCCCAG GCCTGGGAAGGGGCATGAGCCCTCTGAAGCTAG GATATGCCCCAGGGCCTGGGTTGCAGCTCCCGGCAG CTCTTGGAGGGGGTGTGAAACCTCAGAAGCCAG GATATGGCAATGGAATTGGGGTGGGGGCCCAGCCAG GTCCCTGCAATGGGAGGGTCCCTCCACTGCTGCTCCCCAGGCCTCCCACTTCGGGGGTCCCTTCTGACAAAGGGGGCGGCTGGGGCCCCAAatctcagccccctcccccagtgcaGAATGGCAAGTTCCCAG CCCCGACTCCGGCCATCCAGTGGGGAATGAAACCTCAGAAAGCAG GATACCAGCCCCCGAACGGCTATGGAGCAGGAACAGAACTGG GCTTTGGTGGTGGCCTCAAGCCTCAGAAAGTCG GGTTCGGCTACGGGAATGGTCTGGGAGCTGGGGTCTTCCCTGAGGCCCACCTGCAGCCAG agTTCCCTGGGGCCAATGGCTTTAGGAATG GGTTCGGGGAAGAAGCGCCAGTCTACCCCAAGGCAGCAGCTCCGGGACCTGAAGGAAATG GTCAGGCTGGGACCCTAAGGGGCTCTTCTTGGCTCTCCGTCCAGCCCTGGGTGCTTGCCCTGAAGCCTGGATATGGGGCTGGAGGCGCATATCCAGGGGTCAGGAGCCAGCCAG GCACATATGGACAGCTGAGGCCAGAGCTGGGCCCTGGACCCTTCG GCAGCCCTGAGGTGAAGAGAGGTGGCAGTGGCCTGCTGGGAAATGGCTACGGAG gccACTGTTCTCTTGGAAAATGCTGA
- the LOC102900118 gene encoding glycine-rich cell wall structural protein-like isoform X2 gives MGTWAFPVALFLLCLTSESLQGGLPPLSPGLGKGYGPPSGLGAGFGNGNGLGAQPGIGGGVKPQKPGFGNGNGLAAGAFPAQHSYGAPGGGWVAGMPSPATSFSPGFGGGVKPQKPAYGNGLVAGAFPGLGAQPGPAAQGPGVGGGVKPQKPGFGNGNGMGVGAQPGFGNGNGPGGGAFPGAGVQPGPATQNGYGPGFGGGVAPQKPGFGNGNGLAAQPGPATQNGYGAGFGGGRKPQKPGFRNGNGLGGQPGPVVPISYGPGVGEGGKPQKPVYRNGLGAGVFPGLGRGMSPLKLGYAPGPGLQLPAALGGGVKPQKPGYGNGIGVGAQPGPCNGRVPPLLLPRPPTSGVPSDKGGGWGPKSQPPPPVQNGKFPAPTPAIQWGMKPQKAGYQPPNGYGAGTELGFGGGLKPQKVGFGYGNGLGAGVFPEAHLQPEFPGANGFRNGFGEEAPVYPKAAAPGPEGNGQAGTLRGSSWLSVQPWVLALKPGYGAGGAYPGVRSQPGTYGQLRPELGPGPFGSPEVKRGGSGLLGNGYGGHCSLGKC, from the exons ATGGGCACCTGGGCCTTCCCCGTGGCGCTTTTCCTGCTCTGCCTGACTTCTGAAAGCCTGCAAGGCG GGCTACCTCCATTGTCTCCAGGCCTAGGGAAAG GCTACGGCCCCCCCAGTGGCCTGGGAGCAG GATTTGGGAACGGGAATGGCCTGGGAGCCCAGCCAG GCATTGGAGGGGGTGTGAAACCCCAGAAGCCAG GGTTTGGGAACGGAAATGGGCTAGCAGCAGGGGCCTTCCCAG CTCAGCACAGCTATGGAGCCCCAGGAGGAGGCTGGGTCGCTGGGATGCCCTCACCTGCCACATCTTTCTCCCCAGGTTTTGGAGGTGGTGTGAAACCCCAGAAGCCAG CATATGGAAATGGCCTGGTTGCTGGTGCCTTCCCGGGGCTTGGAGCCCAGCCAG GCCCTGCGGCTCAGGGACCAG GAGTTGGAGGGGGCGTGAAACCACAAAAGCCAG GATTTGGCAATGGGAATGGGATGGGAGTTGGAGCCCAGCCAG GATTCGGGAACGGGAATGGGCCGGGAGGCGGCGCCTTCCCAGGAGCAGGAGTGCAACCAG GCCCTGCAACTCAAAATGGCTATGGACCAG GCTTTGGAGGGGGTGTGGCGCCCCAGAAGCCGG GATTCGGGAACGGCAACGGGCTGGCAGCCCAGCCAG GCCCAGCGACCCAGAACGGATATGGAGCAG GCTTTGGTGGGGGCAGGAAGCCTCAGAAGCCAG GATTCAGGAACGGCAACGGGCTGGGAGGCCAGCCAG GCCCCGTGGTTCCCATCAGCTACGGACCAG GCGTTGGTGAAGGCGGGAAGCCCCAGAAGCCAG TTTACAGGAATGGGCTGGGAGCCGGAGTCTTCCCAG GCCTGGGAAGGGGCATGAGCCCTCTGAAGCTAG GATATGCCCCAGGGCCTGGGTTGCAGCTCCCGGCAG CTCTTGGAGGGGGTGTGAAACCTCAGAAGCCAG GATATGGCAATGGAATTGGGGTGGGGGCCCAGCCAG GTCCCTGCAATGGGAGGGTCCCTCCACTGCTGCTCCCCAGGCCTCCCACTTCGGGGGTCCCTTCTGACAAAGGGGGCGGCTGGGGCCCCAAatctcagccccctcccccagtgcaGAATGGCAAGTTCCCAG CCCCGACTCCGGCCATCCAGTGGGGAATGAAACCTCAGAAAGCAG GATACCAGCCCCCGAACGGCTATGGAGCAGGAACAGAACTGG GCTTTGGTGGTGGCCTCAAGCCTCAGAAAGTCG GGTTCGGCTACGGGAATGGTCTGGGAGCTGGGGTCTTCCCTGAGGCCCACCTGCAGCCAG agTTCCCTGGGGCCAATGGCTTTAGGAATG GGTTCGGGGAAGAAGCGCCAGTCTACCCCAAGGCAGCAGCTCCGGGACCTGAAGGAAATG GTCAGGCTGGGACCCTAAGGGGCTCTTCTTGGCTCTCCGTCCAGCCCTGGGTGCTTGCCCTGAAGCCTGGATATGGGGCTGGAGGCGCATATCCAGGGGTCAGGAGCCAGCCAG GCACATATGGACAGCTGAGGCCAGAGCTGGGCCCTGGACCCTTCG GCAGCCCTGAGGTGAAGAGAGGTGGCAGTGGCCTGCTGGGAAATGGCTACGGAG gccACTGTTCTCTTGGAAAATGCTGA
- the LOC102900118 gene encoding glycine-rich cell wall structural protein-like isoform X14, which yields MGTWAFPVALFLLCLTSESLQGGLPPLSPGLGKGYGPPSGLGAGFGNGNGLGAQPGIGGGVKPQKPGFGNGNGLAAGAFPGAVAQPAQHSYGAPGGGWVAGMPSPATSFSPGFGGGVKPQKPAYGNGLVAGAFPGLGAQPGPAAQGPGVGGGVKPQKPGFGNGNGMGVGAQPGFGNGNGPGGGAFPGAGVQPGPATQNGYGPGFGGGVAPQKPGFGNGNGLAAQPGPATQNGYGAGFGGGRKPQKPGFRNGNGLGGQPGPVVPISYGPGVGEGGKPQKPVYRNGLGAGVFPGLGRGMSPLKLGYAPGPGLQLPAALGGGVKPQKPGYGNGIGVGAQPAPTPAIQWGMKPQKAGYQPPNGYGAGTELGFGGGLKPQKVGFGYGNGLGAGVFPEAHLQPEFPGANGFRNGFGEEAPVYPKAAAPGPEGNGQAGTLRGSSWLSVQPWVLALKPGYGAGGAYPGVRSQPGTYGQLRPELGPGPFGSPEVKRGGSGLLGNGYGGHCSLGKC from the exons ATGGGCACCTGGGCCTTCCCCGTGGCGCTTTTCCTGCTCTGCCTGACTTCTGAAAGCCTGCAAGGCG GGCTACCTCCATTGTCTCCAGGCCTAGGGAAAG GCTACGGCCCCCCCAGTGGCCTGGGAGCAG GATTTGGGAACGGGAATGGCCTGGGAGCCCAGCCAG GCATTGGAGGGGGTGTGAAACCCCAGAAGCCAG GGTTTGGGAACGGAAATGGGCTAGCAGCAGGGGCCTTCCCAGGTGCGGTGGCCCAGCCAG CTCAGCACAGCTATGGAGCCCCAGGAGGAGGCTGGGTCGCTGGGATGCCCTCACCTGCCACATCTTTCTCCCCAGGTTTTGGAGGTGGTGTGAAACCCCAGAAGCCAG CATATGGAAATGGCCTGGTTGCTGGTGCCTTCCCGGGGCTTGGAGCCCAGCCAG GCCCTGCGGCTCAGGGACCAG GAGTTGGAGGGGGCGTGAAACCACAAAAGCCAG GATTTGGCAATGGGAATGGGATGGGAGTTGGAGCCCAGCCAG GATTCGGGAACGGGAATGGGCCGGGAGGCGGCGCCTTCCCAGGAGCAGGAGTGCAACCAG GCCCTGCAACTCAAAATGGCTATGGACCAG GCTTTGGAGGGGGTGTGGCGCCCCAGAAGCCGG GATTCGGGAACGGCAACGGGCTGGCAGCCCAGCCAG GCCCAGCGACCCAGAACGGATATGGAGCAG GCTTTGGTGGGGGCAGGAAGCCTCAGAAGCCAG GATTCAGGAACGGCAACGGGCTGGGAGGCCAGCCAG GCCCCGTGGTTCCCATCAGCTACGGACCAG GCGTTGGTGAAGGCGGGAAGCCCCAGAAGCCAG TTTACAGGAATGGGCTGGGAGCCGGAGTCTTCCCAG GCCTGGGAAGGGGCATGAGCCCTCTGAAGCTAG GATATGCCCCAGGGCCTGGGTTGCAGCTCCCGGCAG CTCTTGGAGGGGGTGTGAAACCTCAGAAGCCAG GATATGGCAATGGAATTGGGGTGGGGGCCCAGCCAG CCCCGACTCCGGCCATCCAGTGGGGAATGAAACCTCAGAAAGCAG GATACCAGCCCCCGAACGGCTATGGAGCAGGAACAGAACTGG GCTTTGGTGGTGGCCTCAAGCCTCAGAAAGTCG GGTTCGGCTACGGGAATGGTCTGGGAGCTGGGGTCTTCCCTGAGGCCCACCTGCAGCCAG agTTCCCTGGGGCCAATGGCTTTAGGAATG GGTTCGGGGAAGAAGCGCCAGTCTACCCCAAGGCAGCAGCTCCGGGACCTGAAGGAAATG GTCAGGCTGGGACCCTAAGGGGCTCTTCTTGGCTCTCCGTCCAGCCCTGGGTGCTTGCCCTGAAGCCTGGATATGGGGCTGGAGGCGCATATCCAGGGGTCAGGAGCCAGCCAG GCACATATGGACAGCTGAGGCCAGAGCTGGGCCCTGGACCCTTCG GCAGCCCTGAGGTGAAGAGAGGTGGCAGTGGCCTGCTGGGAAATGGCTACGGAG gccACTGTTCTCTTGGAAAATGCTGA
- the LOC102900118 gene encoding glycine-rich cell wall structural protein 1-like isoform X12, protein MGTWAFPVALFLLCLTSESLQGGLPPLSPGLGKGYGPPSGLGAGFGNGNGLGAQPGIGGGVKPQKPGFGNGNGLAAGAFPGAVAQPAQHSYGAPGGGWVAGMPSPATSFSPGFGGGVKPQKPAYGNGLVAGAFPGLGAQPGFGNGNGPGGGAFPGAGVQPGPATQNGYGPGFGGGVAPQKPGFGNGNGLAAQPGPATQNGYGAGFGGGRKPQKPGFRNGNGLGGQPGPVVPISYGPGVGEGGKPQKPVYRNGLGAGVFPGLGRGMSPLKLGYAPGPGLQLPAALGGGVKPQKPGYGNGIGVGAQPGPCNGRVPPLLLPRPPTSGVPSDKGGGWGPKSQPPPPVQNGKFPAPTPAIQWGMKPQKAGYQPPNGYGAGTELGFGGGLKPQKVGFGYGNGLGAGVFPEAHLQPEFPGANGFRNGFGEEAPVYPKAAAPGPEGNGQAGTLRGSSWLSVQPWVLALKPGYGAGGAYPGVRSQPGTYGQLRPELGPGPFGSPEVKRGGSGLLGNGYGGHCSLGKC, encoded by the exons ATGGGCACCTGGGCCTTCCCCGTGGCGCTTTTCCTGCTCTGCCTGACTTCTGAAAGCCTGCAAGGCG GGCTACCTCCATTGTCTCCAGGCCTAGGGAAAG GCTACGGCCCCCCCAGTGGCCTGGGAGCAG GATTTGGGAACGGGAATGGCCTGGGAGCCCAGCCAG GCATTGGAGGGGGTGTGAAACCCCAGAAGCCAG GGTTTGGGAACGGAAATGGGCTAGCAGCAGGGGCCTTCCCAGGTGCGGTGGCCCAGCCAG CTCAGCACAGCTATGGAGCCCCAGGAGGAGGCTGGGTCGCTGGGATGCCCTCACCTGCCACATCTTTCTCCCCAGGTTTTGGAGGTGGTGTGAAACCCCAGAAGCCAG CATATGGAAATGGCCTGGTTGCTGGTGCCTTCCCGGGGCTTGGAGCCCAGCCAG GATTCGGGAACGGGAATGGGCCGGGAGGCGGCGCCTTCCCAGGAGCAGGAGTGCAACCAG GCCCTGCAACTCAAAATGGCTATGGACCAG GCTTTGGAGGGGGTGTGGCGCCCCAGAAGCCGG GATTCGGGAACGGCAACGGGCTGGCAGCCCAGCCAG GCCCAGCGACCCAGAACGGATATGGAGCAG GCTTTGGTGGGGGCAGGAAGCCTCAGAAGCCAG GATTCAGGAACGGCAACGGGCTGGGAGGCCAGCCAG GCCCCGTGGTTCCCATCAGCTACGGACCAG GCGTTGGTGAAGGCGGGAAGCCCCAGAAGCCAG TTTACAGGAATGGGCTGGGAGCCGGAGTCTTCCCAG GCCTGGGAAGGGGCATGAGCCCTCTGAAGCTAG GATATGCCCCAGGGCCTGGGTTGCAGCTCCCGGCAG CTCTTGGAGGGGGTGTGAAACCTCAGAAGCCAG GATATGGCAATGGAATTGGGGTGGGGGCCCAGCCAG GTCCCTGCAATGGGAGGGTCCCTCCACTGCTGCTCCCCAGGCCTCCCACTTCGGGGGTCCCTTCTGACAAAGGGGGCGGCTGGGGCCCCAAatctcagccccctcccccagtgcaGAATGGCAAGTTCCCAG CCCCGACTCCGGCCATCCAGTGGGGAATGAAACCTCAGAAAGCAG GATACCAGCCCCCGAACGGCTATGGAGCAGGAACAGAACTGG GCTTTGGTGGTGGCCTCAAGCCTCAGAAAGTCG GGTTCGGCTACGGGAATGGTCTGGGAGCTGGGGTCTTCCCTGAGGCCCACCTGCAGCCAG agTTCCCTGGGGCCAATGGCTTTAGGAATG GGTTCGGGGAAGAAGCGCCAGTCTACCCCAAGGCAGCAGCTCCGGGACCTGAAGGAAATG GTCAGGCTGGGACCCTAAGGGGCTCTTCTTGGCTCTCCGTCCAGCCCTGGGTGCTTGCCCTGAAGCCTGGATATGGGGCTGGAGGCGCATATCCAGGGGTCAGGAGCCAGCCAG GCACATATGGACAGCTGAGGCCAGAGCTGGGCCCTGGACCCTTCG GCAGCCCTGAGGTGAAGAGAGGTGGCAGTGGCCTGCTGGGAAATGGCTACGGAG gccACTGTTCTCTTGGAAAATGCTGA
- the LOC102900118 gene encoding glycine-rich cell wall structural protein-like isoform X25 — MGTWAFPVALFLLCLTSESLQGGYGPPSGLGAGFGNGNGLGAQPGFGGGVKPQKPAYGNGLVAGAFPGLGAQPGPAAQGPGVGGGVKPQKPGFGNGNGMGVGAQPGFGNGNGPGGGAFPGAGVQPGPATQNGYGPGFGGGVAPQKPGFGNGNGLAAQPGPATQNGYGAGFGGGRKPQKPGFRNGNGLGGQPGPVVPISYGPGVGEGGKPQKPVYRNGLGAGVFPGLGRGMSPLKLGYAPGPGLQLPAALGGGVKPQKPGYGNGIGVGAQPGPCNGRVPPLLLPRPPTSGVPSDKGGGWGPKSQPPPPVQNGKFPAPTPAIQWGMKPQKAGYQPPNGYGAGTELGFGGGLKPQKVGFGYGNGLGAGVFPEAHLQPEFPGANGFRNGFGEEAPVYPKAAAPGPEGNGQAGTLRGSSWLSVQPWVLALKPGYGAGGAYPGVRSQPGTYGQLRPELGPGPFGSPEVKRGGSGLLGNGYGGHCSLGKC, encoded by the exons ATGGGCACCTGGGCCTTCCCCGTGGCGCTTTTCCTGCTCTGCCTGACTTCTGAAAGCCTGCAAGGCG GCTACGGCCCCCCCAGTGGCCTGGGAGCAG GATTTGGGAACGGGAATGGCCTGGGAGCCCAGCCAG GTTTTGGAGGTGGTGTGAAACCCCAGAAGCCAG CATATGGAAATGGCCTGGTTGCTGGTGCCTTCCCGGGGCTTGGAGCCCAGCCAG GCCCTGCGGCTCAGGGACCAG GAGTTGGAGGGGGCGTGAAACCACAAAAGCCAG GATTTGGCAATGGGAATGGGATGGGAGTTGGAGCCCAGCCAG GATTCGGGAACGGGAATGGGCCGGGAGGCGGCGCCTTCCCAGGAGCAGGAGTGCAACCAG GCCCTGCAACTCAAAATGGCTATGGACCAG GCTTTGGAGGGGGTGTGGCGCCCCAGAAGCCGG GATTCGGGAACGGCAACGGGCTGGCAGCCCAGCCAG GCCCAGCGACCCAGAACGGATATGGAGCAG GCTTTGGTGGGGGCAGGAAGCCTCAGAAGCCAG GATTCAGGAACGGCAACGGGCTGGGAGGCCAGCCAG GCCCCGTGGTTCCCATCAGCTACGGACCAG GCGTTGGTGAAGGCGGGAAGCCCCAGAAGCCAG TTTACAGGAATGGGCTGGGAGCCGGAGTCTTCCCAG GCCTGGGAAGGGGCATGAGCCCTCTGAAGCTAG GATATGCCCCAGGGCCTGGGTTGCAGCTCCCGGCAG CTCTTGGAGGGGGTGTGAAACCTCAGAAGCCAG GATATGGCAATGGAATTGGGGTGGGGGCCCAGCCAG GTCCCTGCAATGGGAGGGTCCCTCCACTGCTGCTCCCCAGGCCTCCCACTTCGGGGGTCCCTTCTGACAAAGGGGGCGGCTGGGGCCCCAAatctcagccccctcccccagtgcaGAATGGCAAGTTCCCAG CCCCGACTCCGGCCATCCAGTGGGGAATGAAACCTCAGAAAGCAG GATACCAGCCCCCGAACGGCTATGGAGCAGGAACAGAACTGG GCTTTGGTGGTGGCCTCAAGCCTCAGAAAGTCG GGTTCGGCTACGGGAATGGTCTGGGAGCTGGGGTCTTCCCTGAGGCCCACCTGCAGCCAG agTTCCCTGGGGCCAATGGCTTTAGGAATG GGTTCGGGGAAGAAGCGCCAGTCTACCCCAAGGCAGCAGCTCCGGGACCTGAAGGAAATG GTCAGGCTGGGACCCTAAGGGGCTCTTCTTGGCTCTCCGTCCAGCCCTGGGTGCTTGCCCTGAAGCCTGGATATGGGGCTGGAGGCGCATATCCAGGGGTCAGGAGCCAGCCAG GCACATATGGACAGCTGAGGCCAGAGCTGGGCCCTGGACCCTTCG GCAGCCCTGAGGTGAAGAGAGGTGGCAGTGGCCTGCTGGGAAATGGCTACGGAG gccACTGTTCTCTTGGAAAATGCTGA
- the LOC102900118 gene encoding glycine-rich cell wall structural protein-like isoform X22 → MGTWAFPVALFLLCLTSESLQGGLPPLSPGLGKGYGPPSGLGAGFGNGNGLGAQPGIGGGVKPQKPGFGNGNGLAAGAFPGAVAQPGFGGGVKPQKPAYGNGLVAGAFPGLGAQPGFGNGNGPGGGAFPGAGVQPGPATQNGYGPGFGGGVAPQKPGFGNGNGLAAQPGPATQNGYGAGFGGGRKPQKPGFRNGNGLGGQPGPVVPISYGPGVGEGGKPQKPVYRNGLGAGVFPGLGRGMSPLKLGYAPGPGLQLPAALGGGVKPQKPGYGNGIGVGAQPGPCNGRVPPLLLPRPPTSGVPSDKGGGWGPKSQPPPPVQNGKFPAPTPAIQWGMKPQKAGYQPPNGYGAGTELGFGGGLKPQKVGFGYGNGLGAGVFPEAHLQPEFPGANGFRNGFGEEAPVYPKAAAPGPEGNGQAGTLRGSSWLSVQPWVLALKPGYGAGGAYPGVRSQPGTYGQLRPELGPGPFGSPEVKRGGSGLLGNGYGGHCSLGKC, encoded by the exons ATGGGCACCTGGGCCTTCCCCGTGGCGCTTTTCCTGCTCTGCCTGACTTCTGAAAGCCTGCAAGGCG GGCTACCTCCATTGTCTCCAGGCCTAGGGAAAG GCTACGGCCCCCCCAGTGGCCTGGGAGCAG GATTTGGGAACGGGAATGGCCTGGGAGCCCAGCCAG GCATTGGAGGGGGTGTGAAACCCCAGAAGCCAG GGTTTGGGAACGGAAATGGGCTAGCAGCAGGGGCCTTCCCAGGTGCGGTGGCCCAGCCAG GTTTTGGAGGTGGTGTGAAACCCCAGAAGCCAG CATATGGAAATGGCCTGGTTGCTGGTGCCTTCCCGGGGCTTGGAGCCCAGCCAG GATTCGGGAACGGGAATGGGCCGGGAGGCGGCGCCTTCCCAGGAGCAGGAGTGCAACCAG GCCCTGCAACTCAAAATGGCTATGGACCAG GCTTTGGAGGGGGTGTGGCGCCCCAGAAGCCGG GATTCGGGAACGGCAACGGGCTGGCAGCCCAGCCAG GCCCAGCGACCCAGAACGGATATGGAGCAG GCTTTGGTGGGGGCAGGAAGCCTCAGAAGCCAG GATTCAGGAACGGCAACGGGCTGGGAGGCCAGCCAG GCCCCGTGGTTCCCATCAGCTACGGACCAG GCGTTGGTGAAGGCGGGAAGCCCCAGAAGCCAG TTTACAGGAATGGGCTGGGAGCCGGAGTCTTCCCAG GCCTGGGAAGGGGCATGAGCCCTCTGAAGCTAG GATATGCCCCAGGGCCTGGGTTGCAGCTCCCGGCAG CTCTTGGAGGGGGTGTGAAACCTCAGAAGCCAG GATATGGCAATGGAATTGGGGTGGGGGCCCAGCCAG GTCCCTGCAATGGGAGGGTCCCTCCACTGCTGCTCCCCAGGCCTCCCACTTCGGGGGTCCCTTCTGACAAAGGGGGCGGCTGGGGCCCCAAatctcagccccctcccccagtgcaGAATGGCAAGTTCCCAG CCCCGACTCCGGCCATCCAGTGGGGAATGAAACCTCAGAAAGCAG GATACCAGCCCCCGAACGGCTATGGAGCAGGAACAGAACTGG GCTTTGGTGGTGGCCTCAAGCCTCAGAAAGTCG GGTTCGGCTACGGGAATGGTCTGGGAGCTGGGGTCTTCCCTGAGGCCCACCTGCAGCCAG agTTCCCTGGGGCCAATGGCTTTAGGAATG GGTTCGGGGAAGAAGCGCCAGTCTACCCCAAGGCAGCAGCTCCGGGACCTGAAGGAAATG GTCAGGCTGGGACCCTAAGGGGCTCTTCTTGGCTCTCCGTCCAGCCCTGGGTGCTTGCCCTGAAGCCTGGATATGGGGCTGGAGGCGCATATCCAGGGGTCAGGAGCCAGCCAG GCACATATGGACAGCTGAGGCCAGAGCTGGGCCCTGGACCCTTCG GCAGCCCTGAGGTGAAGAGAGGTGGCAGTGGCCTGCTGGGAAATGGCTACGGAG gccACTGTTCTCTTGGAAAATGCTGA